From Bacillus basilensis, a single genomic window includes:
- a CDS encoding PspA/IM30 family protein: MSVFKRLRDLTMSNVYSIIEKAEDPVKMTDQYLRDMQADVQEAEKSVAAQIALEKKFKILFEEQEALVKKREEQAHMAVQASNLDLARRALEEKQNAEQKMNEYKASYEQNKAAADNLRLKLEEMRKQLTELKNKRETLVARVNAAKAQKNINQAMSGFDSNSAKAGLSRMEEKALQLEAEAEASGEVYKKEKSLDDEFASLNKNSAVDDELARIMKQYEK; encoded by the coding sequence ATGTCTGTATTTAAACGATTAAGAGATTTAACAATGTCAAATGTGTATTCAATAATTGAAAAAGCGGAAGATCCAGTTAAGATGACGGATCAATATTTACGCGATATGCAAGCGGATGTACAAGAAGCTGAGAAAAGTGTAGCAGCTCAAATTGCACTTGAGAAGAAATTCAAAATATTATTTGAAGAGCAAGAAGCACTTGTGAAAAAACGTGAAGAGCAAGCTCATATGGCTGTTCAAGCAAGCAATCTTGACCTTGCGCGTCGTGCTCTTGAAGAAAAACAAAATGCAGAGCAAAAAATGAATGAGTATAAAGCAAGCTATGAGCAAAACAAAGCTGCTGCTGATAATCTTCGCCTGAAGCTAGAAGAAATGCGTAAGCAATTAACAGAGCTGAAAAATAAACGTGAAACACTTGTAGCACGTGTAAATGCGGCGAAAGCACAAAAGAATATTAATCAGGCAATGTCTGGATTTGATTCAAATTCAGCGAAAGCTGGTTTAAGCCGTATGGAAGAGAAAGCTCTTCAATTAGAGGCTGAAGCAGAAGCAAGCGGTGAAGTGTACAAAAAAGAAAAATCATTAGATGATGAATTCGCAAGCTTAAACAAAAATTCTGCTGTTGACGATGAATTAGCTCGTATTATGAAGCAGTATGAGAAATAA
- a CDS encoding DUF350 domain-containing protein, giving the protein MTWTNVLAMLVWTGASAVLLFAIMWVDSIFTKYNDLKEIKNGNTAVTTRFVMKLFAQGYILSQSITKANDLWQALLASAVSFVILLVVEMFIEFVLRKMAGLDLEEGTKEGSVAHAMLAGSLHIVGALILGACL; this is encoded by the coding sequence ATGACATGGACAAATGTATTAGCCATGCTTGTATGGACTGGAGCAAGTGCAGTACTTTTATTTGCAATTATGTGGGTTGATTCGATTTTTACAAAATACAATGATTTAAAAGAAATAAAAAATGGGAATACAGCTGTAACAACTCGTTTCGTTATGAAATTATTTGCGCAAGGATACATCCTATCTCAATCAATAACGAAAGCAAATGACTTATGGCAAGCGCTACTTGCATCAGCAGTTTCTTTCGTTATTTTGTTAGTAGTAGAAATGTTTATTGAATTTGTGTTAAGGAAAATGGCTGGTTTAGATTTAGAAGAAGGTACGAAAGAAGGCAGTGTTGCACATGCGATGTTGGCCGGATCATTACATATCGTTGGTGCACTTATTTTAGGTGCTTGTTTATAA
- a CDS encoding DUF4178 domain-containing protein yields the protein MSLFKRIKNIMKSPEPQKPEKSLLTLAPGDMVEVSLVMYELTGKTSMHSRKEIVLTLQDGKDIRYLKIEDRENTYYKLYTPIDGRLDSIDEIPTTIEMDNTEYHMEEQYNGRVVVMGKTPFSASEEQHVWEFQSDNRKLLRIEWQNGRTMMYEGEAIIPADVQIIRAT from the coding sequence ATGAGTTTATTTAAACGAATTAAAAATATAATGAAGAGCCCAGAGCCGCAGAAACCAGAGAAAAGTTTATTAACGTTAGCTCCTGGCGATATGGTTGAAGTTTCATTAGTTATGTACGAATTAACTGGAAAAACGAGTATGCATTCTCGTAAAGAAATTGTTTTAACACTGCAAGACGGGAAAGATATTCGTTATTTAAAAATTGAAGACCGTGAAAATACGTATTACAAATTATATACACCAATTGATGGTCGTTTAGATTCGATTGATGAAATTCCGACGACAATTGAAATGGATAATACAGAGTACCATATGGAAGAGCAATATAACGGACGTGTTGTTGTGATGGGGAAAACACCATTCTCTGCTTCAGAAGAACAGCATGTATGGGAATTCCAATCAGATAATCGAAAATTATTGCGTATTGAATGGCAAAATGGTCGCACAATGATGTATGAGGGAGAAGCAATTATTCCTGCTGATGTACAAATTATAAGAGCAACGTAA
- a CDS encoding YitT family protein, whose protein sequence is MEKIIKNKPNKLKIASKALMIIIGAFITAYGLEAVLIPNNVSDGGVTGLSIVSSRLFGLPLGALIAVINIPFVWLGYKQIGKSFAIYSIIGIASLAIGTVVMHGIPAIIEGDTLLVTVVGGIIIGFGMGLALRNGGALDGIDMLAVLLSRKLPFGTSDLILFLNMFVFIFVSTVFGLQGAILSAIAYFIASKVIHIVEVGLSGSKAFKIITKEPELMVETIRDRLGRSATYNEVYGGYSREKFKEISCVINRLEESKMKELINEIDPHAFITVYDVAEVKGGNFKKRDIH, encoded by the coding sequence ATGGAGAAAATTATCAAAAACAAGCCCAATAAGCTAAAAATCGCTTCAAAAGCTTTGATGATTATTATTGGGGCATTTATCACAGCGTATGGATTAGAAGCAGTATTAATTCCAAATAACGTATCAGACGGTGGTGTAACTGGTTTAAGTATCGTTAGTTCAAGATTATTTGGATTGCCATTAGGAGCTCTAATCGCAGTTATTAACATTCCTTTCGTTTGGTTAGGGTATAAACAAATAGGTAAAAGCTTCGCAATTTATTCTATTATCGGGATTGCTTCATTAGCAATAGGTACCGTTGTCATGCACGGAATACCAGCTATTATTGAAGGCGATACATTATTAGTTACAGTTGTTGGTGGTATTATCATCGGTTTTGGTATGGGACTAGCATTACGTAACGGTGGAGCATTAGATGGAATCGATATGCTAGCTGTATTACTTTCTCGTAAGTTACCATTTGGAACGAGTGACCTTATTTTATTCTTAAACATGTTCGTATTTATTTTCGTATCAACAGTATTCGGCCTTCAAGGAGCTATCCTTTCGGCAATTGCTTACTTTATTGCTTCGAAAGTGATTCATATCGTTGAAGTTGGTTTAAGTGGTTCGAAAGCATTTAAAATCATTACAAAAGAGCCTGAATTAATGGTAGAAACAATTCGTGACCGTTTAGGCCGAAGTGCAACATATAACGAAGTATACGGTGGTTATTCAAGAGAGAAATTCAAAGAAATTTCTTGTGTAATTAACCGTTTAGAAGAAAGTAAAATGAAAGAACTTATTAATGAAATTGATCCACACGCCTTTATTACAGTTTATGACGTAGCAGAAGTAAAAGGCGGTAATTTCAAGAAACGTGATATTCATTAA
- a CDS encoding zinc-ribbon domain-containing protein — MRYCTKCGNETNEENKFCGQCGESLNYEKVIASHPNSDIEVFSLVGFITGLISWFINLWGLVGTVAIVFSILGLNKKVTGTSKVFAIVGIVSGIINVLYAFMLIV, encoded by the coding sequence GTGAGATACTGTACGAAATGTGGGAATGAAACGAACGAGGAGAATAAGTTTTGTGGACAGTGTGGAGAGAGTCTTAATTATGAAAAAGTAATAGCCAGTCATCCAAATAGTGATATAGAGGTTTTTTCATTAGTTGGCTTTATAACGGGATTGATATCTTGGTTTATTAATTTATGGGGGCTTGTTGGTACGGTAGCTATTGTATTTTCTATATTAGGTTTAAATAAAAAAGTGACGGGTACGAGTAAAGTGTTTGCTATTGTTGGAATCGTTTCAGGAATTATTAATGTCTTGTATGCGTTTATGTTAATTGTTTAA
- a CDS encoding spore germination protein → MKVGDKMPSIVEGVIIENCNGTINLGDKYNVQPIEKTKAYNGSGSSNTGIKVQTFSGISTADVGDSDANDQGIQFTL, encoded by the coding sequence ATGAAAGTAGGTGACAAAATGCCGTCAATTGTGGAAGGTGTTATTATTGAAAACTGTAACGGAACGATTAATTTAGGAGATAAATATAACGTCCAGCCGATTGAAAAAACGAAAGCTTATAATGGATCGGGATCATCGAATACAGGGATTAAAGTACAAACATTTAGTGGTATTAGTACAGCAGATGTAGGGGATAGTGATGCGAATGACCAAGGGATACAATTTACTTTATAG
- the cydB gene encoding cytochrome d ubiquinol oxidase subunit II, producing MSHDMLAIIWFGLWGVIWTVYFILDGYALGNGMIFPFVAKDRQERNQLQEAIGPFWGGNEVWLITAGGATFAAFPVTYANMFSYLYTPLFLVLLALFARAAGLEFMHKDDSPIWQKTCKWAFTIGSFLIAFLFGVTFANLYYGLQIGKNGYEGNLLSLLNHYGILGGLFFTAIFVVSGALWVMIKTTGEVSDRAYKIARPFSMAAAIILAIFYVATANRTNLFHNFTEYPVLFILPVLAMLMSVLALIMVYKHKIGLAFTFVCLTIAMFMTTGFAGMFPRMLPSRINDAYSTTLYNAAGSQLNLKIMFFVAMVMVPIVIGYQLWSYSIFKNKIHKDSAKGYH from the coding sequence ATGTCTCATGATATGCTTGCAATCATCTGGTTTGGTTTATGGGGCGTGATTTGGACAGTTTACTTTATTCTTGATGGGTATGCGCTTGGTAACGGAATGATTTTCCCTTTCGTTGCGAAAGACCGACAGGAACGAAATCAATTACAAGAAGCAATCGGCCCGTTCTGGGGTGGTAATGAAGTGTGGTTAATTACAGCTGGTGGCGCAACATTTGCTGCCTTCCCAGTCACATATGCAAATATGTTTAGCTACCTATATACACCACTATTTTTAGTATTACTTGCACTGTTTGCTCGTGCTGCTGGACTGGAATTCATGCATAAAGACGATTCACCAATTTGGCAAAAAACTTGTAAATGGGCATTTACAATTGGTAGTTTCCTAATTGCTTTCTTATTCGGAGTTACCTTCGCTAACCTTTATTATGGACTACAAATCGGAAAAAATGGCTATGAAGGAAATTTACTTAGCTTACTAAATCATTACGGTATTTTAGGAGGTCTGTTCTTCACTGCTATATTCGTCGTATCTGGTGCCCTTTGGGTTATGATTAAAACGACTGGTGAAGTATCTGATCGAGCTTATAAAATCGCAAGACCATTTTCAATGGCAGCTGCTATCATTTTAGCTATTTTCTATGTAGCTACTGCTAATCGTACAAACTTATTCCACAATTTCACAGAATATCCGGTACTATTCATTCTTCCGGTACTTGCCATGTTAATGAGTGTACTCGCACTTATTATGGTGTATAAACATAAAATCGGCCTTGCATTTACATTCGTTTGCTTAACAATCGCAATGTTTATGACAACAGGCTTTGCAGGCATGTTCCCAAGAATGTTACCATCTCGTATTAATGATGCTTATAGTACAACGTTATACAACGCAGCTGGTAGTCAATTAAACTTAAAAATTATGTTCTTCGTTGCAATGGTTATGGTGCCAATTGTTATTGGATATCAACTTTGGAGCTACAGTATCTTTAAAAATAAAATTCATAAAGATTCCGCTAAAGGGTATCACTAA
- a CDS encoding lipoprotein BA_5634 family protein → MKKLVGIGLAAAISFGALSGCSLLGEKANGFVLYGSEEQVQQITDKNKKEVKEKDFYKMKMTTLDGKKVLVMDKKTGEELVKKELLSKVDAKDDTKPLDKLPAVTTEQGVLFAKEKIENATLDGAKLKYEGNTIIGSGRAYADMFAVVDDATYGNVKGEEKSVGVLKFDKDPSKEFPGKNGVESSQLVKIKK, encoded by the coding sequence ATGAAAAAATTAGTAGGAATCGGATTAGCAGCAGCAATTTCATTCGGAGCATTATCAGGTTGTTCTTTATTAGGAGAAAAAGCGAACGGCTTTGTACTGTACGGATCAGAAGAGCAAGTTCAGCAAATTACAGATAAAAATAAAAAAGAAGTGAAAGAAAAAGACTTCTATAAAATGAAAATGACAACATTAGACGGTAAAAAAGTTCTTGTCATGGATAAGAAAACTGGTGAAGAACTAGTGAAGAAAGAATTACTTAGCAAAGTGGATGCAAAAGACGACACGAAGCCACTTGATAAATTACCAGCTGTAACAACAGAACAAGGTGTATTATTCGCAAAAGAAAAAATAGAAAATGCTACACTTGATGGAGCCAAATTAAAATATGAAGGCAACACAATTATCGGTAGTGGCCGTGCATATGCCGACATGTTCGCGGTTGTTGATGATGCAACTTACGGAAATGTAAAAGGTGAAGAAAAATCTGTAGGTGTATTAAAATTCGATAAGGATCCAAGTAAAGAATTCCCTGGAAAGAATGGTGTAGAATCATCACAACTTGTAAAAATTAAAAAGTAA
- the cydA gene encoding cytochrome ubiquinol oxidase subunit I → MSDVLLLSRFQFAITIFYHFLFVPLTIGLVILVACMETQYARTLNPTYRKMANFWGKLFTINFVMGIITGITMEFQFGTNWSEYSKYMGDIFGSPLAIEALVAFFLESTFMGIWLFGKDKISPKFRAFCMWMVALGTNISALWIITANGFMQNPVGYVVRNGRAELNDFWALVTNPYAWNMFFHTVIGCYIVGAFFVMAISAYHLLRKNEVEFFKKSFKFGLLLGLFAATITPFMGHQSGVSAAKYQPAKGAAMEAVWETGKGQGFSIVQIPDVKNEKNFEFLTIPKLGSFFYTNSFDGEIVGLKDIPKEDRPNVNLVYYSFRLMVALGMFFMALTWYGFYLNRKGKLENSKRYLKITIWSVLLPYIAINAGWIVAEVGRQPWTVYKLMRTAESVSPISVPQIWFSLISLILFYTLLLIADVYLMLKFAKKGPAALEEPATEGGAAHVS, encoded by the coding sequence ATGTCCGACGTTCTGTTACTGAGTCGTTTTCAATTTGCAATTACTATTTTTTATCACTTTTTATTTGTACCTTTGACAATCGGACTTGTTATTTTAGTAGCATGTATGGAAACTCAATACGCCCGCACATTGAATCCAACATACCGCAAAATGGCAAATTTCTGGGGTAAATTATTTACAATTAATTTCGTAATGGGGATTATAACCGGGATTACGATGGAATTCCAATTTGGAACAAACTGGTCTGAGTACTCCAAATATATGGGAGATATTTTCGGATCACCTCTCGCAATCGAAGCACTCGTTGCCTTCTTCTTAGAATCTACTTTCATGGGAATATGGTTATTCGGTAAAGACAAAATTTCACCAAAGTTCCGTGCCTTCTGTATGTGGATGGTTGCACTTGGAACAAATATTTCCGCCCTTTGGATTATTACAGCAAACGGCTTTATGCAAAACCCTGTTGGCTACGTCGTACGTAACGGCCGCGCTGAATTAAATGACTTCTGGGCACTCGTTACAAATCCATACGCTTGGAATATGTTCTTCCATACTGTAATTGGTTGCTATATTGTTGGTGCTTTCTTCGTTATGGCAATTAGTGCCTATCACTTATTACGTAAGAATGAAGTTGAATTCTTCAAAAAATCATTTAAGTTTGGCTTACTGTTAGGCTTATTCGCCGCAACAATTACACCGTTTATGGGACATCAATCTGGTGTATCAGCAGCTAAATATCAACCAGCTAAAGGTGCTGCGATGGAAGCTGTTTGGGAAACTGGAAAAGGACAAGGCTTCTCGATTGTTCAAATTCCTGATGTAAAAAACGAAAAGAACTTTGAATTCCTAACGATTCCAAAGTTAGGAAGCTTCTTCTATACAAACTCATTTGATGGCGAAATTGTTGGTTTAAAAGATATTCCGAAAGAAGATCGTCCAAATGTTAACCTCGTGTACTATAGCTTCCGCTTAATGGTTGCACTTGGTATGTTCTTTATGGCATTAACTTGGTATGGCTTCTATTTAAACCGAAAAGGAAAACTAGAAAACTCAAAACGTTACTTAAAAATTACAATATGGTCTGTTTTACTACCATATATCGCAATTAACGCTGGTTGGATTGTTGCCGAAGTAGGTCGTCAACCATGGACAGTTTATAAACTAATGCGTACAGCAGAATCTGTATCACCTATATCTGTTCCACAAATTTGGTTCTCATTAATTAGTTTAATCTTGTTCTACACTTTACTTTTAATCGCAGACGTATATTTAATGCTGAAGTTCGCGAAAAAAGGACCAGCAGCATTAGAAGAACCTGCTACTGAAGGAGGTGCAGCTCATGTCTCATGA
- a CDS encoding YdcF family protein, which yields MSFGIIPLILFIIFLISYLKDPRKIINGFLFNAFFCFFLLFCVIISVNASSDVLRYIIILPILALLIMLPFGFIALMFGLFLNARILMKREGRRFTNCLTLLAALGMLFFMLLPIINPASLVSSHLEPIFAGISLISVYFFIHLSNFLSAYFLYQFNRPRRNQDFIIVLGSGLINDKVPPLLASRINKAIDFYWKQAAVNTPPTIIFSGGQGPDEGLPEAEAMQKYAVEKGIPIEHTVQENRSVNTYQNMSFSKEIMDSLKPDGKYRSIFTTNNFHLFRAGIYARQAGLNSQGIGSKTAFYYWPNAMIREYVAIVVMGRKRHMKICGTILGFALFLTVISFIIS from the coding sequence ATGTCTTTCGGAATTATCCCTCTTATATTGTTTATTATTTTTCTTATCTCCTATCTAAAAGATCCACGAAAAATAATAAATGGGTTTTTATTTAATGCCTTTTTCTGTTTTTTCCTGCTTTTTTGTGTGATTATATCTGTGAATGCAAGTAGTGATGTCCTACGCTACATTATAATTTTACCTATTTTAGCACTTCTCATTATGCTTCCTTTCGGTTTTATTGCCTTAATGTTTGGATTATTTCTTAATGCAAGAATTTTAATGAAGCGAGAAGGACGTCGGTTCACTAACTGTTTAACACTCCTTGCTGCTTTAGGGATGTTATTCTTTATGTTACTCCCTATTATAAATCCAGCAAGTTTGGTCTCATCACATTTAGAGCCTATTTTTGCAGGTATTTCTCTTATAAGCGTATATTTCTTCATACACTTATCTAACTTCTTAAGCGCTTATTTTCTATATCAATTCAACAGACCAAGGCGTAATCAAGATTTCATCATCGTTCTTGGTAGCGGCTTAATTAATGATAAAGTACCGCCTTTACTTGCAAGTCGTATTAATAAAGCAATCGACTTTTACTGGAAACAAGCAGCTGTGAATACACCACCAACAATTATTTTCTCTGGTGGCCAAGGCCCAGATGAAGGTCTTCCTGAAGCAGAAGCGATGCAAAAGTATGCTGTTGAAAAAGGAATTCCGATTGAACATACAGTGCAAGAAAATCGCTCTGTAAACACATATCAAAATATGTCGTTCTCTAAAGAAATTATGGATTCTTTAAAACCAGACGGTAAGTATAGAAGTATCTTTACAACGAACAACTTCCACCTTTTCCGCGCTGGTATATATGCAAGACAAGCTGGTCTTAATAGCCAAGGAATCGGATCAAAAACTGCATTTTATTACTGGCCTAATGCAATGATTCGCGAATATGTCGCAATTGTTGTTATGGGACGTAAGCGCCATATGAAAATATGTGGAACTATTTTAGGCTTCGCTTTATTCCTAACAGTAATTAGTTTTATTATTTCTTAA
- a CDS encoding S-layer homology domain-containing protein produces the protein MGFKKLILTGALVATTAFTSIGTAQASVGFKDVPNNHWSYKAIMDLANKNVVAGYGNGIFGFGDDVTREQVAALMFRHLKPVVKEQYNNPYKDVTDRSTMFKKEILALTEMGVFVGDNTGKFRPKDSLTREEMAQILTRGFQLQIRGDHNFPDVDRNGWANPAITAIKSNYITAGTGDGKFAPKMHVSREQYVQFLYNATLPFEERPGAKQPQPQPKPEVKPEVKPDPKRFANCKEANDAGYYDITRDSPYYGKHLDRDGDGIACEKKKKGK, from the coding sequence ATGGGATTTAAAAAATTAATTTTAACAGGTGCACTTGTTGCAACTACAGCATTTACTTCAATTGGAACAGCGCAGGCAAGCGTAGGTTTTAAAGATGTTCCAAACAATCATTGGTCTTATAAAGCAATTATGGATTTAGCAAATAAAAACGTTGTTGCTGGATACGGAAATGGGATTTTTGGATTTGGTGATGATGTAACGCGTGAACAAGTTGCAGCTCTTATGTTCCGTCATTTAAAACCGGTAGTAAAAGAACAGTATAACAATCCGTATAAAGATGTTACGGATCGTTCAACTATGTTTAAAAAAGAGATTCTTGCTTTAACAGAGATGGGTGTATTCGTTGGAGATAACACAGGGAAATTTAGACCGAAAGATTCGTTAACTCGCGAAGAAATGGCACAAATTTTGACAAGGGGATTCCAATTGCAAATAAGAGGGGATCATAATTTCCCGGATGTAGATAGAAATGGATGGGCGAATCCTGCGATTACTGCAATTAAATCAAATTATATTACGGCTGGAACTGGTGATGGTAAATTCGCACCTAAAATGCATGTAAGTCGTGAGCAATACGTTCAGTTCTTATATAATGCAACGTTACCATTTGAAGAAAGACCAGGAGCAAAACAACCACAACCACAACCGAAACCGGAAGTGAAACCAGAAGTAAAACCAGATCCGAAACGTTTTGCTAATTGTAAAGAAGCAAACGATGCGGGATATTATGACATTACAAGAGATAGTCCATATTATGGTAAGCATTTAGACCGTGATGGCGATGGAATTGCTTGTGAGAAAAAGAAAAAAGGTAAATAA
- a CDS encoding DUF4247 domain-containing protein, protein MSNRLFTMIKSFVIPILAIVILLVVAGYALSGCQGGQTKSIQDRYPLESVAKEGKQESYVYRAANRSVPEVAKELINEREPKQASKEDENQMFLVYSDKIYNLQKDKEKPSDTLIEISNKEFVRQNYQPSFLQGYIMGSILNDIFGSRKSSSGDYRGYNDRQNHKPVIPERPPTKEEKKTPPPITKEGKGSIIKRGDNVDSKSSVGDTGSITKKGSSTPPPSTGSKGKITKTPGGSSGSDVKPKSSIKTPPRNTSPPKTRVGGSGKITKRR, encoded by the coding sequence ATGTCAAACCGATTGTTTACCATGATTAAATCGTTCGTGATCCCTATACTTGCTATCGTTATATTACTTGTTGTTGCTGGATATGCCTTATCAGGTTGTCAGGGCGGACAGACAAAGTCGATTCAGGACCGTTATCCACTTGAATCTGTCGCAAAAGAAGGTAAACAAGAATCTTACGTGTATAGGGCCGCCAATCGGTCAGTTCCTGAAGTCGCAAAGGAACTCATTAATGAAAGAGAACCGAAGCAAGCATCTAAGGAAGACGAAAATCAAATGTTCCTCGTTTATTCTGATAAGATTTATAATCTGCAAAAGGATAAAGAGAAGCCATCTGATACGTTAATTGAAATAAGTAATAAAGAGTTTGTCCGTCAAAATTACCAACCATCCTTCTTGCAAGGATATATTATGGGAAGTATTTTAAACGATATATTCGGTTCACGAAAATCATCATCCGGTGATTATCGCGGATATAATGACAGACAAAATCATAAACCAGTTATTCCAGAGAGACCACCTACAAAAGAAGAAAAGAAAACCCCGCCTCCAATTACGAAGGAAGGGAAAGGATCTATCATTAAGCGTGGCGATAATGTAGATTCGAAATCTTCTGTAGGAGATACTGGAAGTATTACGAAAAAAGGAAGCAGCACGCCTCCGCCTTCTACTGGAAGCAAAGGGAAAATAACGAAAACACCAGGTGGTTCGAGCGGATCAGATGTGAAGCCCAAATCATCTATTAAAACGCCGCCAAGGAATACATCTCCTCCGAAAACGAGGGTCGGTGGTTCTGGGAAAATTACGAAGAGAAGATAG
- a CDS encoding FeoB-associated Cys-rich membrane protein, which yields MMVNIIIGAIIFGYAAYTLVHFVKRSKKGKCAACSLNKSCQSQTCSPDMEQIAHNK from the coding sequence ATGATGGTCAATATTATAATTGGAGCTATCATTTTTGGTTATGCAGCATATACGTTAGTTCATTTTGTAAAGAGAAGTAAAAAGGGAAAATGCGCCGCATGTTCTTTAAACAAGTCATGTCAGTCGCAAACTTGTAGTCCGGATATGGAGCAAATTGCTCATAATAAATAG